One segment of Clostridium botulinum DNA contains the following:
- a CDS encoding response regulator transcription factor encodes MKGYILIVDDDENIRNLLSIYLENENFKTIKAENAKEAIKIIDEKEIELVLLDIMMPQIDGIEACMRIRKDKNMPIIMISAKSEDMDKIHGLTAGADDYITKPFNPLELIARVKSQLRRYQKYNTGSNNQKVIIEIGDLTINTDTRQIWVGEKEVRLTPKEFDILELLARNKGIVLSIRKIYEEVWKEEFFKSDNTVTVHITNLREKIEADPKAPVYIKTIWGVGYKI; translated from the coding sequence ATGAAGGGATATATTCTTATAGTTGATGATGATGAAAATATAAGAAATTTATTGAGTATCTATTTAGAAAATGAAAATTTTAAAACTATAAAGGCAGAGAATGCTAAAGAAGCAATTAAAATCATAGATGAGAAAGAAATAGAACTAGTTCTTTTAGATATAATGATGCCACAAATAGATGGAATTGAGGCATGTATGAGAATAAGAAAAGATAAAAATATGCCAATAATTATGATATCTGCAAAATCAGAAGATATGGATAAAATTCACGGATTAACAGCTGGCGCAGATGATTATATAACAAAACCATTTAATCCATTAGAACTTATAGCTAGGGTAAAATCTCAGCTTAGAAGGTATCAAAAATATAATACAGGTTCAAATAATCAAAAAGTTATAATTGAAATTGGAGATTTGACTATTAATACTGATACTAGACAAATTTGGGTTGGAGAAAAAGAAGTAAGGTTAACTCCAAAGGAATTTGATATTTTAGAATTACTAGCAAGAAATAAAGGGATTGTTTTAAGCATAAGAAAAATATATGAAGAGGTTTGGAAAGAGGAATTTTTCAAATCAGATAATACTGTTACAGTTCATATAACGAATTTAAGAGAAAAAATTGAAGCTGATCCTAAAGCTCCTGTATATATAAAAACAATATGGGGAGTAGGCTATAAGATATGA